Within Lolium rigidum isolate FL_2022 chromosome 5, APGP_CSIRO_Lrig_0.1, whole genome shotgun sequence, the genomic segment GTATGTCTCGGTGGGCCAAGGAAATAAACTCATTTTTGGTGCAGCAGAGACTGCCGGTCGTAGTGTTACAATTTTCCAAAATCAGAGGACATATGTCAGTCAAAATCATATCCAGCGCGCTCTCTTGTGAACGGAGCAGACCGACGACCCTTCTTCAGTGTCACGACCCCGGGTCCGACAGTAGCCTCGACGTGCCGGCGGCATCAGCCGCGGAGTCAGTCCTTCCGCCGTCGTCCGTCTCCGATTCGAAGAGCTCGAACCGCTCGTCTCCGTCGCCGCTCCGGAACCCGGACCCCCCCTGTAGCTCCATCTGCTGCAGCTCCGCCTCCGCCAGCGACTGCATCCGGGCGCGGTCCCTGTCCCGGGGGTAGCTGCAGTACAGGAATGAGTATATGGCGGCGCAGATCGTGAATGGTATCGCGATGGCCGTGTACAGCGCCTTGGCCAGCGACGCCGCGTTCGCCCGGTCTCTCTCGGGGCTGCTGCTGCCGTTCttcccggccgcgccgccgctccccaGCTTGAACCCGTACAGGTGCTGCGACATGAAGCCCACGATCGGCGGCGCGAACGATGCCAGGATGGACTCAAACGCGTTGTCCAGCGCGTAGATGCTAGTCCTCGACTTCACCGGCACGATCTCCGCGAAGATCGGGCTGGAATGTTCCTCATCAGTTGTTCATTCAACAAGTCCGTACAAAATGTAAACGAAACTCTGCTTTCGAACCTGTTTGTAGCAGCGCCGTTCCAGGAGATGATGAGTCCCATCACGAAGAGGACGAGCGCGTGCGCGACGCCGCTGGACGGGTCGTTCGGGAGGCCGAGGAGCAGGATGGCCGCGAGAGGCACGCCCGAGCCGGCGCTGATCTGCGACAGCACGATCCTGCCGGCGTTCGGGTACCGGCGGGCGAGGGCGTCGCCCATCATGCCGCCGAGAAGGCCACCAATGGACGTTGCCACGGAGAACACCGTGATGAACACGGCCGTGGCCCCGTGGCTGAACCCGACGAGCTCCAGCCACATGGACAGGAACGACAGCGCCGACCACGGGAACGAGCCGCTCACGCCCTGCGCCACGAAGATCTGGAACGTCGGGATCTGGATCACGGCCCTGGCCTCCCTCAGCAGCTCCCTGGCCTCCTCCCACGCCGACCGTTTCTCGCCGAGCGCTGACGCTTCTTTGCCCGTCGGGAAGTTGGGGTCGACGGCGAAGAACCACACGAGGACGCCGACCACGACGCTGATGGCCGCCACGAGGTGGAACGCGAAGCGCCAGCCGGCGATCCCGAAGATGGTAGTCGGCGCCAGGAGCACGGCGGAGAAGCCCCCGATGATGGACCCGATGCTGCTGGTCAGCTGCAGCCACCCGAAGGCCGTGCCGCGGTGCTCGTCGTCGGTGGAGTCGGCGACCAGCGACTGGACCGCCGGTATCACCAGGGCTAGGCCGATGCCGTTCAGGCCCCTCGAGATCGCTACCTAGCACACCATCGAAGTTGCTCTGAGTCTCAAATCGACAATTTGGGAGCTTATTAAGCTCTCGAGATCTATGCTCGTCAACGAGACAGCAGACGCCACCGGCTGCTTTGTACGAGCATAGTGTGCCCATGAAGTACGAGCGGAGGTTGAGCGGCCGGGCTCACCTGGAGGAAGGTTTCGGAGATGGCAACGAGGAATGTGGCGGCGGCCCAGAGGAATGCCCCGACGGCGATGACGTGGGCGCGGTTGTGGCGCGACGCGGCGTAGGCGGCCAGCGGGTAGCACGCCGCCTGCACGATGGAGCGGTAGAGGGTGAGTGTGCCGAGGCCCGTCGGCGTGGCGTGCAGGGCAGCGCCGACCTCGCGGTACACCGCTGGTAGCAGCGCCTCGTCGGCGCGCTCCATGATGGACGCCAGGTTCACCAGCACCAGCGTCCGCCGCTCCTCCCACGCCATCGCCGGCCCCATCTCCCGGCTACACTTGAATCCGCTTCTCTGTCGCCTCCTCTTCTGGCGAAATACTCAGCTCCAGCCGGCGATAGCCGCCATTGGTAGCGCCGGCGATCTGGGGAGTTTCTGTCTCGTCTTCGTGGGGGTTTTATATTAGGACAATACATAAATGTCTTTCTCGCGCGTTCACGTGGTTGCCTTTCATTCTTTTGGTTTCCTGCATTGAGATTCGTGctaaaaataatactccctccaattcattaTATTACTTAATACTTGATGCTAAATAGATGTATCTGCAACTAATACATGTCTAGATATATTTATATTGGTATCAAGTAATATAAATCGGAGAGAGTATTAAAATTATCATGTTTTACAACGAGCGATGAAATCTATGTTTTCGTGTATGTACGTTTCGTGCACTGTAGAATCGCCGCTCTCTACAACAATACGATACAATTTGTTTGCAGTTTTGACTGCAAGCTCCTTTCCCTCTACAACCTATGAACCCAGAAATTTAAGAGCGATAATCGCACTTCACGTGCTGGTAATATCAGTTTTTTTTCATGAGTATCCACTCTAAGAGCAATTTAAAATACTAAAAAGAACTGATCCAACGGGTTTTCAGATTATAGCTGGGCATAGGTAGCCCGGCTCGGACGGCTTATTCACATGGGATCAAGCCAAATTTGCATGTTGGGTTGGGTTTGGGTATGATTCAATGGTTGGGCTGAATTTGGGCTACAAACTACACGATTTAGGGAAGAGTTAGGGCGGGCTTCTACGTGTTTTGGATCAGGCTCGGGTCTAATTTCTAGGCTCAACGGTCGGGCTAGGGCCTAACTCGGGCATACATTTCAGCTTCAGGCTTTTTTTTTTGCCCAACTTAACTTTTGCCCAGGTATAATCAAGATTGATGAAGACACATAGAAGAGAGAGCTTGGACCTCTCCCCTTTCCCCATCTACATTAAAATGCGAATTTCTTTGCCCTCCTGCACTAACCACCTCGTCGTCGTCGATCTGCTCGATTCTTcgcctccggcggcgggaggttgGGGAATTGACGGATCACGACGTCTATATAGCGTAGGTTGTTGTAGATCGTCTGCCAGCGGCGATGAGGAGGCGGTGGCGTGGCCGGAGAGACTTTTGCGGGCGGCGTTCCCCTCCTCTGCTCTGAATGCTCCGGTGGAGCTCTGTGGCAGATCTGTCGTCCCCCTCGCGTCTGTGACTCGGCGGAGTTGCGAAGCGCGGTTCCCCTTGCCGGAGGCCATGGTGACAGTTCCGATTGTTGAAGATCTAGATGGAGACGGCGTTGTTGACCAAGCTGGCGCCGGTCGTCATGTAGGATGGAGGCACCTTGGTGCCGAGGACCGTCCATTTCCTGGCCCCATGGGGGCTCCTCCCAGTCCAAGCTTTCCGTGGTGGAGTGGCGGAGGGTTTCGCCAGTGGAGCGTGCTACTCGATGAAGAGGATTCTAGGACCCGGAAGGATTGCTATGTATTTTTTTCTTTGTTCTAGGTTTTTTTTGTAAGAATCTTGGTTAATACTATTGTTTCCTTCTGCGCAAAAAAAGATTGACGAAGACACCGCTGACGCTTCGTTATGGATGAAAACATCCTAAGAAATATTTCTTGATAATAAAGCGTCGAATATAAGGTTTAATCCCCGCCAGGCTAGAAATATCACTATCATACTAACCATTCAAtcaatgcttggttctcataattATCAAAGTTATAAACTATACGCTAAGCATGATTTTGGATTATTCTCGGTAAATAACTTTTTATTACTCTTTTTTTGTCCACGCCAATAGTGAGTGAAACATGATAGATGAACAACACCAATAACATAATTTTTATAATACTTCCTCTAGAAAATTTATTTAAAATGGCTTTCAcgaatttctctaaaatttc encodes:
- the LOC124656752 gene encoding uncharacterized protein LOC124656752, whose translation is MGPAMAWEERRTLVLVNLASIMERADEALLPAVYREVGAALHATPTGLGTLTLYRSIVQAACYPLAAYAASRHNRAHVIAVGAFLWAAATFLVAISETFLQVAISRGLNGIGLALVIPAVQSLVADSTDDEHRGTAFGWLQLTSSIGSIIGGFSAVLLAPTTIFGIAGWRFAFHLVAAISVVVGVLVWFFAVDPNFPTGKEASALGEKRSAWEEARELLREARAVIQIPTFQIFVAQGVSGSFPWSALSFLSMWLELVGFSHGATAVFITVFSVATSIGGLLGGMMGDALARRYPNAGRIVLSQISAGSGVPLAAILLLGLPNDPSSGVAHALVLFVMGLIISWNGAATNSPIFAEIVPVKSRTSIYALDNAFESILASFAPPIVGFMSQHLYGFKLGSGGAAGKNGSSSPERDRANAASLAKALYTAIAIPFTICAAIYSFLYCSYPRDRDRARMQSLAEAELQQMELQGGSGFRSGDGDERFELFESETDDGGRTDSAADAAGTSRLLSDPGS